From Euwallacea similis isolate ESF13 chromosome 11, ESF131.1, whole genome shotgun sequence, the proteins below share one genomic window:
- the Kap3 gene encoding kinesin-associated protein 3 yields the protein MDPEVAKFMRTERKPGSLDVHPNIDAIVLNYDIDVQILGPKDNPLYGEKKTLKKIIELPMINSRTDCHCVAKEVVNQCDLIHHARTSEVEQIIYYLKKRKLHGPAKGDYDKNGEVNNGMEANYNNLTDYIDLLYEGMPEKIKGAQLIQALARDPENLEALSKNETLISALGRVLREDWKRSISLSTHLVFTFFCFSMYSCFHYIILKCKVGSICMDIIDFELRRYDKWKAEMEGGDVPSDHPIVKKTCPNSASMSEIPRSRIPEPVRPKSGHFSDLNIKAAVDANKANTGISKSINGSVYDDLTMSMESLDDKQLTPEQKVKRFRTLIKKQEHLLRVAYYLLLNIAEDETVEEKMSKRNIVGLLVKALERNNDDLLILVVTFLKKLSIMQCNKDVMANYNVVEKLPKMLTSKSADLVHLTLKLLFNLSFDNKLRSKMIKNGFIPKVINFMGDDRHQEVVLKLLYQISYDEDSKHYFAESVEFIIDMLLLNVGNEGDKVMIALCVNLGAHPEISQLMVKESRLRSLITRAFTFEDSMLMKLIHNISRNLLVSPSFIEFVGDISKAVVESKDLDFVTESIGVLSNLHLPDLDWAEIFKHFGMANWIKQIISINNTDPELVLQVIVLLGTAAADENCAQLVCESGIIATLIDLLKTHQEDDEIVLQIVYVFYVTLWLENNVDYLISKTDVPAYLIDLLQDNNKNIRKICNLCLNIISEYDSSWADRIRIEKFRHHNAQWLQMVDSQQLEPEEEEEDELPPYLNTEYLSQAVVRPITAVNKINDMDLLEDKEVDYDYFATNGGDNLDIIEDYDMEDL from the coding sequence ATGGACCCCGAAGTTGCCAAGTTCATGCGAACTGAACGTAAACCCGGCTCTTTAGACGTCCATCCAAACATCGACGCCATTGTTCTAAATTACGACATTGATGTGCAAATCTTGGGCCCTAAGGACAACCCATTGTATGGAGAGAAGAAGAccttgaagaaaataattgaactTCCCATGATTAATAGCAGGACTGATTGTCACTGCGTTGCAAAGGAGGTTGTTAATCAATGCGACTTGATTCATCACGCGCGCACCTCAGAAGTGGAAcagataatttattatctCAAGAAAAGGAAGCTACACGGGCCTGCTAAAGGGGACTATGATAAAAACGGGGAAGTAAATAATGGCATGGAGGCTAACTACAATAATTTAACAGATTATATTGATCTACTATATGAAGGCATGCCTGAGAAGATAAAAGGGGCACAGCTCATTCAAGCTTTGGCAAGGGATCCTGAAAACTTGGAGGCTTTATCCAAAAATGAAACGCTGATAAGCGCGTTGGGGCGAGTGCTTCGCGAAGACTGGAAAAGAAGTATCTCATTAAGTACCCATCTAGTTTTTACGTTCTTTTGTTTCTCCATGTATTCCTGTTTCCATTACATTATACTGAAGTGCAAGGTAGGCTCCATTTGCATGGACATAATTGATTTCGAGTTGCGGAGATACGACAAATGGAAGGCAGAAATGGAAGGAGGAGACGTCCCTTCTGATCATCCAATAGTCAAGAAGACTTGCCCAAACAGTGCAAGCATGTCAGAAATTCCTCGCAGCAGGATTCCTGAACCGGTACGTCCAAAATCTGGGCATTTCTCTGATCTGAATATTAAAGCTGCAGTAGATGCCAATAAAGCCAATACAGGAATCAGCAAAAGTATCAATGGAAGTGTATATGATGATCTTACAATGTCAATGGAGAGTTTGGATGATAAACAACTCACCCCCGAACAAAAGGTCAAGCGATTTCGAACCTTAATTAAGAAGCAGGAACATCTCCTGCGTGTTGCATATTACCTTCTTTTGAATATCGCAGAAGACGAGACAGTTGAAGAAAAGATGTCCAAAAGGAACATTGTGGGCCTACTCGTAAAAGCTCTTGAAAGAAACAATGATGATTTATTAATTCTCGTCGTAACTTTCCTGAAAAAGCTCTCCATTATGCAGTGCAATAAAGACGTAATGGCCAACTACAACGTTGTTGAAAAGTTGCCAAAGATGCTTACTTCGAAAAGTGCTGATCTCGTTCATTTAACTCTGAAGTTGCTGTTTAATTTGTCTTTTGACAATAAGCTAAGAagcaaaatgattaaaaacgGATTTATTCcgaaagtaataaattttatgggGGATGACAGGCATCAAGAAGTTGTGCTGAAGCTCTTGTATCAGATAAGTTACGACGAGGATTCTAAGCACTATTTCGCGGAATCAGTGGAGTTTATTATAGACATGCTCTTGTTGAATGTCGGGAATGAGGGCGATAAAGTTATGATCGCACTTTGCGTTAATTTGGGTGCACATCCCGAAATATCTCAGCTAATGGTTAAAGAAAGTCGTCTACGGTCATTAATTACCAGAGCTTTCACCTTTGAGGATAGTATGCTTATGAAGCTAATACATAATATTTCTAGGAACTTACTAGTTTCCCCCTCGTTCATCGAGTTTGTGGGGGACATATCAAAAGCAGTTGTAGAGTCTAAAGATCTCGACTTTGTTACTGAGTCCATAGGAGTTTTAAGCAACTTACATCTTCCGGACTTAGACTGGgcggaaatatttaaacactTTGGAATGGCAAATTGGATTAAGCagataatttcaattaacaaTACCGACCCGGAATTGGTACTGCAAGTGATAGTCTTACTAGGAACTGCTGCGGCTGATGAAAACTGCGCCCAGCTTGTATGTGAAAGCGGCATAATAGCCACTTTAATAGATCTTTTGAAAACCCACCAAGAAGACGATGAAATAGTCTTAcaaattgtttatgttttttacgTGACTCTTTGGCTTGAAAATAACGTAGATTATCTAATAAGCAAAACCGACGTTCCGGCTTATCTGATAGACCTCCTGCAAGACAACAATAAGAACATAAGGAAAATTTGCAACTTGTGCCTAAACATTATTTCCGAGTATGATAGTTCTTGGGCAGATAGGataagaattgaaaaattccgacACCATAACGCTCAGTGGTTGCAGATGGTCGATTCCCAGCAACTCGAACCTgaagaggaggaggaggacGAGCTTCCACCTTACTTGAATACCGAGTACTTAAGCCAGGCGGTAGTTCGCCCAATAACTGccgttaataaaataaacgatATGGATTTATTAGAGGATAAGGAGGTCGATTATGATTACTTTGCCACTAACGGCGGAGATAATCTGGATATTATTGAGGATTATGATATGGAGGACTTGTAA
- the LOC136412286 gene encoding uncharacterized protein C18orf19 homolog A-like yields the protein MSLVLPRRLISCLRQRVIAKSSLYPYHCFILSKSDFTYYNQPTTCSYTKLSSSKVNKCSLHNIARYSSTSNRNTGEQEADKDEKKLSLFQRFKQMYRDYWYVLVPVHLVTSAAWFGSFYYLASSGVDVPALLETMHVSDKIINTMRNSSMGYVAIAYGLYKITTPVRYTVTLGGTTISINYLTKWGYIKPMPSKERLKEIYAETREGMKEKRENLMETVHNIQQTVKDTKEGIKEKKDSLVSTVKESKESIKNIKEKVISSTTNKKDKS from the exons ATGTCTTTAGTGCTCCCCAGAAGACTCATTTCCTGTTTAAGGCAAAGAGTTATAGCAAAAAGCTCATTGTATCCTTATCATTGCTTTATATTATCAAAGTCTGATTTTACTTATTATAATCAGCCAACAACATGCAGCTATACAAAATTGAGTTCAAGCAAAGTGAACAAGTGTTCTCTGCATAATATTGCAAGATATAGTTCCACAAGTAACAGAAATACTGGAGAACAAGAGGCAGACAAAGATGAGAAGAAGTTGTCTTTGTTCCAAAGGTTTAAGCAAATGTATAGGGACTACTGGTATGTGCTAGTGCCAGTGCATTTAGTTACCTCAGCAGCTTGGTTTGGGAGTTTTTATTACCTTGCTAGCAG TGGCGTCGATGTTCCTGCATTACTGGAAACTATGCATGTGAGtgataaaatcataaatacaATGAGGAACTCAAGCATGGGATATGTGGCAATTGCCTATGGTTTATATAAAATCACCACACCTGTACGTTACACAGTCACATTAGGAGGAACCACtatatcaattaattatttaactaaGTGGGGATATATTAAACCTATGCCCTCTAAAGAGAGATTGAAGGAGATTTATGCTGAAACCAGAGAGGGCATGAAGGAGAAACGAGAAAATTTGATGGAGACTGTGCACAATATTCAGCAGACAGTGAAAGACACTAAAGAAGGTATCAAAGAGAAGAAGGACAGTTTAGTTTCCACAGTAAAAGAATCTAaagaaagtattaaaaatatcaaagaaaaagtCATAAGTAGTACTACAAACAAGAAAGACAAATCATAG